From one Culex quinquefasciatus strain JHB chromosome 3, VPISU_Cqui_1.0_pri_paternal, whole genome shotgun sequence genomic stretch:
- the LOC6053025 gene encoding uncharacterized protein LOC6053025 isoform X3: MGGQDCNTQSATGIYSNTVVLQHHSVVMTKADKIYKVKCTYDMSSKNISFGMLPIRDPEMIHINSSPEAPPPKIRILDARSREVETVRIGDRLTFRIEIPEDTAPYGIFARSCVAMAKDSKSTFQIIDDDGCPVDPSIFPAFTQDGNALQSIYEAFRFTESYGVIFQCNVKYCLGPCEPAVCEWGRDSVESWGRKRRSVTRNETIENEEEDMNISQEILVLDFSDEKNRDFLRSEASTEYGRDKTVTIIEPCPTKTSVLALAVTCSLMVLVYMSTLFCYYMKKWIKPHKTMA; this comes from the exons ATGGGAGGACAGGATTGCAACACGCAAAGCGCA ACTGGTATTTACAGCAACACAGTCGTTTTACAACATCATTCGGTAGTAATGACCAAAGCTGATAAAATTTATAAG GTTAAGTGCACTTATGACAtgagttcaaaaaatatttccttcGGAATGTTGCCCATCAGAGATCCAGAAATGATACACATAAACTCTTCACCAGAAGCTCCTCCCCCGAAAATTCGTATTTTGGATGCTCGAAGTCGTGAAGTAGAAACTGTGCGTATTGGAGATCGCCTGACATTCCGCATTGAAATTCCCGAAGACA CAGCTCCATACGGAATATTTGCACGTTCATGTGTGGCTATGGCTAAGGACTCCAAGAGTACGTTCCAGATTATCGATGATGATGGATGTCCAGTTGACCCAAGTATTTTCCCTGCATTCACCCAAGATGGCAACGCATTGCAGTCAATTTACGAAGCATTCAGATTTACTGAGAGCTACGGAGTAATATTCCAATGCAATGTGAAATATTGCTTGGGACCATGTGAACCTGCAGTTTGCGAATGGGGAAGAGATTCTGTCGAATCATGGGGTCGAAAGCGCCGTTCCGTGACCAG gAATGAAACAATAGAAAATGAGGAAGAAGACATGAATATTTCTCAGGAAATACTGGTTTTGGATTTCAGCGATGAGAAAAATCGAGATTTTCTGCGTAGTGAGGCCAGTACGGAATATGGAAGAG atAAAACTGTAACAATTATTGAGCCATGCCCAACAAAAACATCAGTATTAGCTCTCGCTGTCACATGTTCGTTGATGGTTCTTGTATACATGTCAACTTTGTTCTgctattacatgaaaaaatggaTTAAACCTCACAAGACTATGGCCTGA